The following are encoded in a window of Geobacter metallireducens GS-15 genomic DNA:
- a CDS encoding succinate dehydrogenase cytochrome b subunit, producing the protein MQLFTSTVGRKVLMAITGQFLVLFIIVHLLGNSSIFIPGGINAYAEHLHALPPLVWGFRLVILCVAIIHIFFGVQLSLENRAANPDTYAVKNLKEATLSSTSMLYTGLLLLAFILYHLLQFTVRATPDIKVGVDALGRVDVFGMVTNSFSHGIIAVLYIAAMVVLFLHLSHGIQSFFQTMGWNNHKSRPVFSTIGKVAAVVFLLGYASIPFVIVTGILKG; encoded by the coding sequence ATGCAACTGTTCACAAGTACTGTTGGAAGAAAAGTTCTGATGGCGATCACCGGCCAGTTTCTGGTGCTGTTTATTATCGTCCATCTGCTTGGTAACTCCTCCATCTTCATTCCGGGCGGCATCAACGCATATGCCGAGCACCTCCACGCACTTCCCCCCCTGGTCTGGGGTTTTCGCCTTGTTATACTCTGTGTGGCGATCATCCATATTTTCTTCGGCGTCCAGTTGAGCCTTGAAAACCGTGCCGCCAACCCCGACACATACGCGGTCAAGAATCTCAAGGAGGCTACCCTGTCGAGCACAAGTATGCTCTACACCGGGCTTCTTCTGTTGGCATTCATTCTTTACCATCTCCTCCAATTCACTGTACGTGCTACTCCCGATATAAAGGTTGGAGTAGACGCTCTCGGTCGTGTCGATGTCTTTGGCATGGTGACCAACAGCTTCTCCCACGGCATCATCGCAGTTCTCTATATCGCCGCGATGGTGGTGCTGTTCCTTCATCTCTCCCACGGCATCCAGAGCTTCTTCCAGACGATGGGATGGAACAATCACAAATCTCGCCCGGTTTTCTCCACGATTGGTAAGGTCGCTGCGGTTGTGTTTCTCCTCGGCTATGCGTCCATTCCTTTTGTCATCGTTACCGGCATTCTGAAAGGTTAG
- the tgt gene encoding tRNA guanosine(34) transglycosylase Tgt, whose product MKFTLNKKDRKTAARRGTLVTPHGTIETPIFMPVGTHAAMKAMTPVQVKETGAQIILSNTYHLHLRPGEELVAKAGGLHSFMAWDGPILTDSGGFQVFSLPNKRITEEGAYFKHEVSGEEVFLDPARAIAIQEDLGADIIMAFDECIPYPCDRKYAAKSTRKTLRWAEQCKKAQTRKDQALFGIVQGSVFEDLRAMCAKELVQMDFPGYAIGGVSVGEGLDLLKKVVEYTAPYLPENKPRYLMGVGLPEDILESVERGMDMFDCVIPTRYARSATLFTNRGKIRLTNRKYRRDFYPIEPNCTCYTCRNFTRAYIHHLFNANEVLSAILASIHNVHFYLNMMAEIRRAIEEGRFTDYKREFLESYLKGA is encoded by the coding sequence ATGAAATTTACCCTCAATAAAAAGGACAGGAAGACCGCTGCCCGGCGGGGGACATTGGTAACGCCGCACGGCACTATCGAAACTCCTATCTTCATGCCGGTGGGCACCCACGCAGCCATGAAGGCAATGACACCGGTACAGGTGAAGGAGACCGGCGCCCAGATCATCCTCTCCAACACCTATCACCTTCATCTCCGTCCTGGCGAGGAACTGGTGGCGAAAGCCGGCGGACTCCACAGCTTCATGGCCTGGGACGGACCTATCCTGACCGACTCCGGCGGGTTCCAGGTCTTCTCGCTCCCCAACAAGCGGATAACCGAGGAAGGCGCCTACTTCAAGCATGAGGTTTCCGGCGAGGAGGTCTTTCTCGACCCGGCCAGAGCCATCGCCATCCAGGAAGACCTGGGCGCCGACATAATCATGGCTTTCGACGAGTGCATTCCCTACCCCTGCGACCGCAAGTACGCGGCTAAATCGACCCGAAAAACCCTCCGCTGGGCAGAGCAGTGCAAGAAAGCCCAGACACGGAAAGATCAGGCCCTGTTCGGCATCGTACAGGGAAGCGTCTTCGAGGATCTGCGCGCCATGTGCGCCAAAGAACTCGTGCAGATGGATTTCCCCGGCTACGCCATCGGCGGCGTCTCCGTCGGCGAGGGGCTGGATCTGCTAAAGAAAGTGGTGGAGTACACAGCGCCCTACCTGCCGGAAAACAAGCCCCGCTACCTCATGGGCGTTGGACTCCCCGAGGATATCCTCGAAAGTGTCGAGCGAGGGATGGACATGTTCGACTGTGTTATCCCAACCCGTTACGCACGCAGTGCCACCCTCTTTACAAACCGGGGAAAGATTCGCCTCACCAACCGCAAATACCGGCGCGACTTCTACCCCATCGAGCCGAACTGCACCTGTTACACCTGCCGGAACTTCACCAGGGCATACATCCATCATCTCTTCAACGCCAATGAAGTACTCTCCGCTATCCTTGCAAGCATTCACAACGTTCACTTCTATCTGAACATGATGGCGGAAATTCGCCGTGCAATCGAAGAGGGACGTTTTACAGACTATAAGCGGGAATTTCTGGAATCATACCTGAAGGGCGCTTAG
- the mazG gene encoding nucleoside triphosphate pyrophosphohydrolase — protein MKNEGAGFERIMEIMRRLRGPGGCPWDAEQTHESLKRYLLEEAYEVIEAIDAGSAAMLREELGDLLLQPVFHAVVAEERGAFSMAEVLETLAEKLVNRHPHVFGDQVIKTSQEQLENWERLKQQEKKEERKSALSGVPPHLPALMKAQKVTEKAARVGFDWSHVDEVFAKVMEELHEFEETMLAGDQERMEAELGDLLFAIVNLGRFLAIDPEEALRKTITRFTGRFGHIEETLHGRGVSLKDASLAEMEALWKEAKRMEHGGE, from the coding sequence ATGAAAAACGAGGGTGCGGGATTTGAAAGGATTATGGAGATCATGCGCCGGTTGAGGGGACCAGGGGGATGTCCCTGGGATGCGGAACAGACCCATGAGTCCCTCAAACGGTATCTTTTGGAAGAGGCTTATGAGGTGATTGAGGCGATTGACGCGGGGTCGGCGGCGATGCTCCGGGAGGAGTTGGGCGATCTGCTCCTCCAACCGGTATTCCACGCGGTGGTCGCTGAAGAGCGTGGCGCGTTCTCCATGGCGGAGGTGCTTGAAACGCTGGCTGAAAAACTGGTGAACCGCCACCCCCATGTTTTCGGCGATCAGGTCATAAAAACCAGCCAGGAGCAGTTGGAGAACTGGGAGCGCCTCAAGCAGCAAGAAAAGAAAGAAGAGCGGAAGTCAGCCCTGTCAGGGGTCCCCCCTCACCTCCCGGCCCTCATGAAGGCTCAGAAGGTAACCGAGAAGGCCGCGCGTGTCGGCTTCGACTGGTCTCACGTGGATGAAGTTTTTGCCAAAGTCATGGAGGAACTGCACGAGTTCGAGGAAACCATGCTCGCCGGCGACCAGGAACGGATGGAGGCTGAACTGGGGGATCTCCTCTTTGCCATCGTGAATCTGGGGCGGTTTCTTGCCATCGACCCCGAGGAGGCGCTTCGCAAGACCATCACCCGCTTTACGGGGCGTTTCGGCCACATCGAGGAAACCCTCCACGGTCGTGGCGTCTCGCTGAAAGATGCCTCCCTGGCCGAGATGGAAGCTCTCTGGAAAGAAGCGAAACGGATGGAACACGGGGGAGAATGA